The following is a genomic window from Opitutus sp. GAS368.
GCTCGTCGTGTCGCCCGGCCACGAGGCGGAGGGCATCTTCGAGATGCCCGGCGGGCAGAGCGGCCACCCGCTGTCCCCTTACTACCGCGCCGGGCACGAGGCGTGGGTGCAGGGCGCGGCGACCCCGCTGCTGCCCGGGCCCGCGCAACACACCCTGACCCTCAAGCCGCAGTAGTTTCTCCTGCTTTTCTGTTCTCGGTCCTCTGTCTTCCGTCCGCCGCTCTCCGTCCTCCGCCACCATGTCCCTCCACGTTCTCTCCCACCCGCTCGGCGCCCACGTGCTCACCCACCTGCGCGACAAGACCACCAAGCCCGCCCTCTTCCGCACGCTGAGCTACCAGATCTCCCTGCTGCTCGCCCTCGAGGCCACCCGCGACCTCGCCACCGAGAAAAAATCCATCGACACGCCGCTCGAGCCCTTCACCGGCCTCGTGCTCGCCAAGCCCCTCGTCGTCGTTCCGATTCTCCGCGCCGGCCTCGGCATGCTGCAGCCGTTCCACGACGTCTTCCCCGATGTCTCCGTCGGCTATGTCGGCCTCGAGCGCGACCACACGACCGCCGTGGCGCGCAGCTATTACTGCAAGCTCCCGCCGCTCGCCAACACCCGCACGATCATTGTCGACCCCATGCTCGCCACCGGCGGCTCGGCGGCGCAGGCCGTCGATGTCGTCAAGGCCGCCGGCGGCAAGGAGCTCGTCTTTGTGTGCATCGTCGCCTCCCCCGAGGGCGTCGCGACGATGCAGCAGGCCCACCCCGAGGTGGCGATCTACAC
Proteins encoded in this region:
- the upp gene encoding uracil phosphoribosyltransferase translates to MSLHVLSHPLGAHVLTHLRDKTTKPALFRTLSYQISLLLALEATRDLATEKKSIDTPLEPFTGLVLAKPLVVVPILRAGLGMLQPFHDVFPDVSVGYVGLERDHTTAVARSYYCKLPPLANTRTIIVDPMLATGGSAAQAVDVVKAAGGKELVFVCIVASPEGVATMQQAHPEVAIYTGALDRTLNAKKYILPGLGDFGDRLYGT